Proteins found in one Trichoplusia ni isolate ovarian cell line Hi5 chromosome 14, tn1, whole genome shotgun sequence genomic segment:
- the LOC113500829 gene encoding uncharacterized protein LOC113500829, whose amino-acid sequence MSQTLLWALGLALLAVAKADNPISYYIESQDFPFDEIPEDTISRNDQRVYRLPTSVVPVEYDIHINLFFAERTEKPFSYEGFETIIVEAKEEVNEIVLHANVDRIQSISVFDSTGRPLRLQRFNPFHTEKVYHFLKINLAETLAVGAKYTLHINYEGTMNVGPMKRGIWRGWYVDSNNVERIYATTHFQPYNARQAFPCWDEPYFKAIFKLHLSSPSGYTGTFSNTAIEQTVSLPNNRVRVDFAPTPKMSSYLVTFLVSESFQVIAQDTSFDPPIRIIGRSNTNGLADHALDLAVKMTKYFDSYFEIPYSSLSPNLLNDHISSPDWASAGTENWGMVSYRELYLILSEEETLMSVEHYAATLVSHELAHKWFGNLITCHWWSNTWINEGYASYFGYIATHEMFPKYEFPDHFNTRYLQTSLSFDSGVSTVPLNHDVNTPAQVTGHFGTISYSKAAAFLRMTANIMSPETFRKSCKLFLQSNAYSPTDPDDLLKSMLEAIEEDNSLADYGSFSFADYYNIWVNEPGYPILNVTVNHTTGVISLSQERFFLSSSAAPTGQIYPIPITFSTKTNPSFSILKPSHIMTGATLTINKAAVEEWVIFNNMQHGHYRVNYDSKTWSLIAEALLEEPSPIHILNRAQIVDDVFALMRSNRMTHNDGFKILKFLAKETSIHIWSPAISGFTWLRNRLRHLPAKQAEFDAFLLSQMEHAINELGYEPKPNETPTITMARQDILQFACTLGHEKCNQDSWERFVNLRDNGVPINARIRRNVYMTAMRKGNQRDFEYLLNRFRSSNYANDQLEMLRGMGASTDPELLTRYLALTLQKAVRTHDKLNSFNYALLGNNENVKTVVMFVKHNIDQIRTAYVEDSPANPVHSALSNIAAYLDEDGLDDYEHWLRTTQSGIPQFNSAISGINSARNNIAWGTANADVILAAARGSAAAAVASITLLICMALLSTFVYAMLFPTLLCLALGLVARADFPLEYAEPAARSTDTNYRLPEDFSPKHYDVEVTPYFEAEGEHEAFTFDGKVTIEVVADKPNLDTITVQANVRRIVSVTITDKDGAPLRLNRFNPFDEIKQYQFLKVYLAEGLTFVEKDTYYLTVEYIGNINETPLSRGVFRGNYKDTTGKVRWYAATHLQPTHSRQAFPSFDEPGFKSSFTIVINRPEHFADSFSNMRLKNKITIGNRVKETFEDTPVMSAYLVTFHISETFTVIADNEDPDKSYRILARPEAKGQGEYALEVGPPLTEWLSNYFNIDYYSMIKNIKNDQIASPYWASGATENWGLVTYREVRLLFDKDQTNALDKMYIGTITAHELAHKWFGNLITCRWWDNVWINEGFASYFEYFAMDGVDEKLELADQFNLMYLQSALSTDSSASTRALQHAVNSPTEVTGHFSGISYTKGATLLLMLKNLVGDSTFRKALNLFLVAKSYQHAFPSDLFNAFKQALDEDKTIDVDIYSFMEYWVDQPGYPVLNVNVNMDTGAIFVNQERFFISSSASQTDQVWPVPITYTTERDPKWNFDVEVVMTERTHELQKSPGEEWVLFNVGQQNMYRVNYNIRNWQLLAAALNEDHTKIHHLNRAQIVDDVFALTRSVRMSYTLGFQVLEFLKKDTSYYSWYPATTGFNWLRNRFLHLPAVLAEFDEIIFEYLEAVIEDLGYDVVDGEPLTRTLNRFFTMSFACNIGHEGCVSHAVQNFNNLVQNGVSVNPNIRRHVYCEGLRAGGLAEWQHLRDLYDSSNNQADQVVMLRALGCTTNDQARQNYLEMILDDDVVKHQDRLNAFSFLLMGHRSNAKVALDFLKANVDRIREGVVLPAWFNSVISNIASYLDEEGLQDMEKWLADNKETFPEYSVGVSSVNSARANMKWGTDNAQSVLGAAKGSATIVLPTTMILLWSLLALLLK is encoded by the exons ATGTCCCAAACATTGCTATGGGCCCTGGGCTTAGCGCTCCTGGCGGTTGCCAAGGCCGACAACCCTATATCTTATTATATAGAATCCCAGGATTTCCCATTTGATGAAATACCAGAAGATACGATCTCCAGAAATGATCAACGAGTGTACAGACTCCCAACGTCTGTGGTTCCCGTAGAATATGATATTCATATAAATCTATTCTTTGCTGAGAGGACTGAAAAACCATTCAGCTATGAAGGATTTGAGACCATCATTGTTGAG gcaAAGGAAGAAGTCAATGAAATCGTCCTTCATGCTAATGTGGACAGAATTCAGTCAATCTCGGTGTTTGACTCCACGGGCAGACCTCTCAGACTACAGCGATTTAATCCATTCCATACGGAGAAAGTCTACCACTTTCTGAAGATCAATCTCGCTGAGACTTTGGCAGTTGGCGCGAAATACACTCTTCACATTAATTATGAAGGTACCATGAACGTAGGGCCTATGAAGCGAGGTATTTGGAGGGGATGGTACGTCGACAGTAACAATGTTGAAAG gatTTACGCCACCACTCACTTCCAGCCTTATAATGCCAGGCAGGCATTCCCATGCTGGGATGAGCCTTATTTCAAGGCAATTTTCAAACTACACCTTAGTAGTCCATCAGGATATACTGGAACATTCTCAAACACTGCCATCGAACAAACAGTTtc TTTACCCAACAACCGAGTAAGAGTGGACTTTGCGCCTACACCCAAAATGTCTTCTTACCTCGTCACTTTCTTAGTCAGCGAGAGCTTCCAAGTCATTGCTCAGGACACCTCCTTCGATCCTCCGATCAGGATCATCGGCAGATCTAACACGAACGGTCTCGCAGACCACGCCTTGGACCTGGCTGTTAAAATGACCAAGTACTTTGATTCTTACTTCGAAATCCCTTATTCATCTCTAAGCCCTAATTTATTGAATGATCACATCTCATCTCCTGATTGGGCTTCAGCTGGTACTGAAAACTGGGGAATGGTCAGTTACAG AGAGCTCTACCTGATCTTAAGTGAAGAAGAGACACTTATGTCTGTTGAGCACTACGCTGCTACTCTGGTATCCCACGAGCTCGCACACAAATGGTTCGGCAACTTGATCACTTGCCACTGGTGGAGTAACACCTGGATCAACGAAGGATATGCCAGCTACTTCGGATACATTGCAACTCATGAG ATGTTCCCTAAATACGAGTTTCCTGACCACTTCAACACCCGATACCTCCAGACTTCTCTGTCCTTCGACTCTGGTGTCAGCACTGTTCCTTTGAACCACGACGTCAACACTCCTGCTCAGGTCACCGGTCACTTCGGAACTATCAGTTACTCGAAAGCCGCAGCCTTTTTGAGAATGACTGCTAATATTATGTCCCCAGAGACCTTTAGGAAGTCTTGCAAATTGTTCTTGCAAAGCAA TGCCTACTCACCTACTGATCCAGATGATCTATTGAAATCTATGCTCGAAGCCATTGAAGAAGACAACTCTTTAGCTGACTACGGAAGCTTCAGCTTTGCTGACTACTACAACATCTGGGTTAACGAGCCCGGATACCCAATTCTAAATGTTACTGTTAACCACACTACCGGAGTGATCTCCTTGTCTCAG gAACGATTTTTCCTAAGTTCGTCTGCTGCACCTACTGGTCAAATCTATCCAATTCCTATTACtttctcaacaaaaacaaacccCAGCTTTTCAATCCTGAAGCCTTCTCATATAATGACGGGAGCGACTCTCACCATAAACAAAGCGGCTGTCGAAGAATGGgtgatatttaataatatgcaGCAcg gtcACTACAGAGTTAACTATGATTCGAAAACCTGGTCTCTGATTGCGGAAGCTTTGTTAGAGGAACCCTCACCAATCCATATTTTGAACAGGGCTCAG aTCGTGGACGATGTCTTTGCCCTAATGAGATCGAACAGGATGACACACAATGACGGCTTCAAAATTTTGAAGTTCTTAGCCAAGGAGACCAGTATACACATTTGGAGCCCTGCTATTAGTGGGTTTACCTGGCTAAGGAATAGGCTGCGACACCTACCGGCAAAACAAGCTGAATTTGAT GCATTTCTTCTCAGTCAAATGGAACATGCAATCAACGAATTAGGTTATGAGCCAAAGCCCAATGAGACGCCTACAATTACGATGGCTCGTCAAGACATCCTACAGTTCGCTTGCACTCTCGGCCATGAAAAGTGCAACCAGGATTCTTGGGAGAGATTCGTTAACCTGCGAGATAACGGGGTTCC GATCAACGCTCGTATCCGTCGTAACGTCTACATGACAGCTATGAGGAAAGGAAACCAACGCGACTTCGAGTATTTACTGAACCGCTTCAGATCGTCCAACTATGCTAACGACCAACTGGAAATGTTGCGAGGAATGGGCGCTTCTACTGACCCTGAGTTATTGACCAG ATATTTGGCATTGACGTTACAAAAAGCCGTTAGGACGCATGACAAGCTGAACTCCTTTAACTACGCCCTTCTTGGAAACAACGAGAACGTTAAAACTGTCGTCATGTTCGTCAAGCACAACATTGATCAAATTAGAACAGC ATACGTTGAAGATTCTCCAGCAAACCCAGTCCATAGCGCCCTATCCAATATCGCCGCGTACTTAGATGAGGATGGTCTGGACGAT TATGAACATTGGCTCCGTACAACACAGTCTGGTATACCGCAGTTTAATTCAGCAATTTCTGGTATCAACTCTGCTCGCAACAACATAGCTTGGGGCACAGCGAACGCTGACGTCATCCTTGCTGCTGCAAGAGGCAGCGCTGCCGCTGCAGTAGCTTCAATAACGCTACTGATCTGTATGGCTCTCCTGTCGacttttgttta CGCCATGCTTTTCCCCACTCTTTTGTGCCTGGCTCTCGGCCTGGTTGCCAGAGCTGACTTCCCTTTGGAGTACGCGGAGCCAGCAGCTCGCAGTACTGACACAAACTACCGTCTCCCTGAAGACTTCAGCCCAAAACACTACGATGTAGAAGTCACACCTTACTTCGAAGCTGAAGGCGAACATGAGGCATTCACATTTGATGGCAAAGTTACAATTGAAGTTGTG GCCGACAAACCAAACCTTGATACAATCACCGTCCAAGCAAATGTAAGACGGATAGTATCCGTTACGATCACTGATAAAGACGGAGCTCCTTTGAGATTAAACCGTTTCAACCCCTTCGACGAAATCAAACAGTACCAGTTCTTAAAAGTCTATTTGGCTGAGGGACTTACTTTTGTAGAAAAGGATACTTACTACTTAACAGTTGAGTATATCGGAAACATTAATGAAACTCCACTATCCAGAGGAGTGTTTAGAGGAAATTATAAGGACACGACAGGCAAAGTGCG TTGGTACGCGGCAACTCATCTTCAGCCCACTCACTCTAGACAAGCTTTCCCTAGCTTTGACGAACCAGGTTTCAAATCTAGTTTTACCATAGTCATAAACAGACCAGAGCATTTCGCTGACAGTTTTTCCAACATGAggctcaaaaacaaaattac tatcgGCAACCGTGTCAAGGAGACTTTCGAAGACACTCCAGTAATGTCTGCCTACCTGGTTACCTTCCATATAAGTGAAACATTTACTGTGATCGCTGACAACGAAGACCCAGACAAGTCTTATAGAATCCTCGCCCGACCTGAGGCAAAAGGACAGGGAGAATACGCTTTGGAAGTTGGACCTCCCCTTACTGAGTGGTTGagcaactattttaatattgattactATTCGatgataaaaaacatcaaaaatgatCAGATTGCATCTCCTTACTGGGCATCCGGAGCTACCGAGAACTGGGGGCTGGTGACTTACAG gGAAGTTCGTCTACTTTTCGACAAGGATCAAACGAATGCTCTGGACAAAATGTATATTGGTACAATAACTGCACACGAACTGGCTCACAAGTGGTTCGGTAACCTGATCACCTGCAGGTGGTGGGACAATGTCTGGATCAATGAAGGCTTCGCCAGTTACTTTGAATACTTTGCTATGGATGGG GTGGACGAAAAACTTGAGTTAGCTGATCAGTTCAACCTCATGTACTTACAAAGTGCTCTATCTACCGACTCCTCCGCAAGCACCAGAGCTTTACAGCACGCAGTGAACAGCCCCACCGAAGTGACGGGCCACTTTTCTGGCATCAGTTACACCAAGGGAGCTACTTTACTCCTAATGTTGAAGAATTTAGTTGGTGATAGCACTTTTAGGAAAGCCCTAAACCTGTTTTTGGTTGCAAA aTCCTACCAACACGCATTCCCAAGCGATCTATTTAATGCCTTTAAGCAAGCTTTAGATGAGGATAAAACGATAGACGTTGATATTTATTCCTTTATGGAGTACTGGGTTGATCAGCCTGGTTATCCGGTCCTCAACGTTAATGTTAATATGGATACTGGTGCTATTTTTGTCAACCAA GAACGATTCTTCATCAGTTCTTCAGCAAGTCAAACGGATCAAGTTTGGCCAGTTCCAATAACTTACACGACTGAGAGGGACCCTAAGTGGAATTTCGATGTTGAAGTCGTAATGACGGAAAGAACTCATGAACTCCAGAAATCTCCAGGAGAAGAATGGGTTTTATTCAATGTTGGACAACAGA ATATGTACAGAGTTAACTACAATATCAGAAACTGGCAGTTGTTAGCCGCAGCTCTCAACGAGGACCACACCAAAATACACCATCTAAACAGGGCTCAG ATTGTCGATGACGTGTTCGCACTAACACGCTCCGTCAGAATGTCCTACACCCTCGGTTTCCAAGTGCTTGAATTCTTGAAGAAAGACACCAGCTACTACTCTTGGTACCCAGCCACCACTGGCTTCAACTGGCTGAGAAACAGGTTCTTGCATCTACCCGCAGTGTTAGCTGAATTTGAC gaAATTATTTTCGAATACCTGGAAGCCGTTATTGAAGACCTCGGCTATGACGTAGTTGACGGTGAGCCACTAACAAGGACATTGAACAGATTCTTCACCATGTCTTTCGCATGTAACATTGGACATGAGGGCTGTGTGAGCCATGCCGTTCAAAATTTCAACAACCTAGTCCAAAATGGTGTTAG TGTAAACCCGAACATTCGACGACACGTGTACTGCGAGGGTCTTCGTGCCGGAGGTCTAGCAGAATGGCAGCACTTACGCGATTTATATGACAGCTCAAACAACCAGGCCGACCAGGTCGTGATGCTTAGAGCCTTGGGATGTACCACAAATGATCAGGCTAGACAAAA TTACTTGGAAATGATCCTGGATGATGACGTGGTGAAGCACCAGGACCGCTTGAACGCCTTCTCTTTCCTGCTCATGGGGCACCGGTCCAACGCTAAGGTGGCTCTCGACTTCCTCAAGGCAAACGTTGATAGAATCAGAGAAGG AGTCGTCCTCCCAGCTTGGTTCAACAGCGTCATCTCAAACATCGCATCTTATTTAGATGAAGAAGGCTTACAGGAT ATGGAAAAATGGCTTGCAGATAACAAAGAAACCTTCCCTGAATATTCGGTAGGCGTTAGTTCTGTCAACTCGGCTCGTGCCAATATGAAATGGGGTACGGACAATGCACAGAGTGTGCTAGGCGCTGCGAAAGGATCCGCAACAATCGTACTACCAACAACAATGATTCTACTGTGGTCCTTACTCGCTCtattactgaaataa
- the LOC113500723 gene encoding membrane alanyl aminopeptidase-like gives MYRNLLAIALLCLLTDGTYSDTNYRLNTPIVPARYVLILTPYFDTGDSRAFTFDGIVNIQFTTKSNTNQIKIHSEDLNFTAADVYVGTYPGNVSLGVSTLEFDTNYTFAYINLASNLEAGVEYGLQIKYKGHLRTDLNGFYRSFYFENGVKKWLGSTQMEPTHARKAFPCFDEPELKAVFQMRIDRPANYKPSLTNTKRERSEILENGYIRDYFYPTPRMSTYLVAFLISEFTPGITITNDNREFGIYSRPEANGQTSLAFKFGREVVDALGKYFGIDYYYTNSNLQLDHVALPNFRAGAMENWGLITYREALLLYDDEESNAYFRYRVVQIIAHETTHMWFGNLVTCHWWSNTWLNEGFANYFQDYITATLDPKSGAANQLVIGSVYSAYKADSSSSSVPITNNDVNSPAEISNHFGTVTYQKAGSVIRMIHHLIQDDAFKFGLNSYLTSNSFDAGYPEKLYQGLSGGVSTFNALSSYSNTNISDIMNSWITQAGHPLLTVNINYDTETVTLTQKRFYSNSSISSNEVYKIPITYTTQLSPNFENTKPVFIMENKTHEFTIRNISQSHPWILFNVQETGLYRVNYDDHAWGIILSALKNYSNVIHPLNRAKIVNDLFALQYVDEVSFSTLLSGLEFLHKETEYSVWFAAVDGFKSLLSRFVGDVAMTQALKDLILPYLDSAISVIGYDSASDDVEFLRNRMQLLELACKLEHSGCVEKAVSLFTALKINGTKVAPSLRPVVYCTGLRKGDSSDFDFLWTRLKNSNIASEQWVIQDALGCINDEKKLISYLFSMLDPDSPIQSQDQTKPLASVLSDYEHRTVVINSLKTDYKTWSSIHPSMDTILSTVASVLRTDDDFTLFESFLASCSECNVDSLTGTKAALVNAKAVKSWSDSHKAEMLLALGGTTGSSSLAMPSLLTIILGLAGLLMSIH, from the exons ATGTATCGAAACCTGCTAGCGATTGCATTACTATGCCTTCTAACAGATGGTACATACAGCGACACTAACTATAGACTGAACACGCCAATCGTACCAGCACGATATGTCCTCATCCTCACGCCGTACTTCGACACCGGTGACAGCAGAGCATTCACCTTCGATGGCATTgtaaacatacaattcacaacGAAAAGCAACacgaatcaaattaaaatacactcTGAAGACCTTAATTTTACTGCTGCAGATGTTTATGTAGGAACGTATCCCGGTAATGTTAGTCTAGGAGTCTCTACCTTGGAGTTCGATACCAATTATACGTTTGCCTACATCAATTTAGCCAGCAACTTGGAAGCAGGAGTTGAGTATGGCTTGCAGATTAAATACAAGGGTCATTTGAGAACCGATCTGAATGGATTTTATAGAAGCTTTTATTTCGAGAATGGAGTTaagaa ATGGCTCGGTTCAACTCAAATGGAGCCGACTCACGCAAGGAAAGCGTTCCCGTGCTTCGACGAACCTGAACTGAAAGCGGTTTTCCAAATGAGGATCGATCGTCCAGCTAACTACAAACCTTCGCTGACTAACACTAAAAGGGAAAGAAGCGAAATTTT GGAAAATGGATACATCAGGGACTACTTCTATCCAACACCGAGGATGTCAACTTACCTAGTGGCCTTTCTGATCTCAGAATTCACCCCCGGTATTACAATTACTAATGATAACCGGGAATTTGGTATCTACTCACGTCCAGAAGCAAACGGACAAACTTCATTAGCTTTTAAATTTGGCAGAGAGGTTGTTGATGCTCTCGGCAAGTACTTTGGTATTGACTACTATTATACAAACAGCAATTTACAACTGGACCACGTTGCACTACCAAATTTCAGAGCAGGAGCTATGGAGAATTGGGGTCTCATTACATACAG GGAAGCGTTGTTGCTGTACGATGACGAAGAGTCCAATGCTTACTTTAGGTACAGAGTGGTACAAATCATAGCTCACGAAACTACTCACATGTGGTTTGGTAACCTAGTGACCTGCCACTGGTGGAGTAATACCTGGTTAAACGAAGGTTTCGCTAACTATTTCCAGGATTACATCACGGCAACT CTGGACCCTAAGTCAGGTGCAGCTAACCAGTTGGTCATCGGTTCCGTATACTCTGCTTACAAAGCTGACAGCAGCAGTTCCTCTGTGCCCATCACCAATAACGATGTCAATTCTCCCGCCGAAATCAGTAACCATTTTGGAACTGTGACCTACCAAAAAGCGGGCTCCGTCATCAGAATGATTCACCACTTGATCCAAGATGACGCCTTTAAGTTTGGACTCAACTCCTACCTGACATCTAA TTCATTTGATGCTGGGTATCCCGAAAAGCTGTACCAGGGGCTCAGTGGAGGAGTCTCCACTTTCAACGCGCTATCATCTTACtctaatacaaatatttctgaCATTATGaactcgtggatcacacaggCTGGACACCCTCTACTAACTGTGAATATCAATTACGACACCGAAACTGTTACTTTGACTCAG aaacGATTCTACTCTAACTCATCAATATCTTCAAATGAGGTGTACAAGATACCGATAACTTACACCACACAGTTATCGCCAAACTTCGAGAACACTAAGCCAGTTTTCATAATGGAGAATAAAACACACGAGTTTACGATCAGGAATATTAGCCAAAGTCATCCCTGGATATTATTCAATGTCCAAGAAACAG gTTTATACAGAGTGAACTACGACGATCACGCTTGGGGAATCATTTTGTCCGCATTAAAAAATTATAGCAATGTCATACATCCTCTTAATCGTGCTAAG ATTGTGAATGATCTTTTTGCTCTACAATATGTGGATGAAGTCAGTTTCTCTACTCTGCTTAGTGGACTGGAGTTCCTTCATAAAGAGACAGAGTATTCGGTATGGTTTGCTGCCGTGGATGGCTTTAAGAGTTTATTGAGCAGGTTTGTTGGGGACGTTGCAATGACACAGGCTCTAAAG GATCTCATTCTTCCGTACTTGGATTCAGCAATATCTGTGATTGGTTATGATAGTGCTTCAGATGACGTTGAGTTTTTGAGAAATCGTATGCAACTTTTGGAGCTCGCTTGCAAGCTTGAACACAGCGGTTGCGTAGAAAAGGCTGTGTCTTTGTTCACTGCCCTTAAGATAAATGGCACTAA AGTGGCCCCAAGTTTGCGCCCTGTCGTATACTGCACTGGACTGCGTAAAGGCGATAGCTCTGACTTTGATTTCTTGTGGACACGTTTGAAGAATTCAAACATAGCTAGTGAACAATGGGTCATTCAGGACGCTTTGGGCTGCATTAATGATGAGAAAAAGTTGATcag CTACCTCTTCTCTATGCTTGACCCGGACAGCCCGATCCAGTCCCAAGACCAGACGAAACCGTTGGCGAGTGTTCTGTCTGACTATGAACACCGTACTGTGGTTATAAACAGCTTGAAAACCGACTACAAAACTTGGAGCTCCAT ACACCCGTCAATGGACACAATTTTGAGTACCGTCGCTTCAGTTCTTCGCACGGACGATGACTTTACTCTT tttgaaTCGTTCCTAGCGTCGTGTTCTGAATGTAACGTGGACTCCCTGACTGGAACTAAGGCTGCACTGGTAAATGCTAAAGCTGTTAAGTCTTGGTCTGATAGCCACAAGGCAGAAATGCTTCTGGCACTAGGAGGTACCACTGGGTCTTCCAGCTTAGCCATGCCGTCCTTACTAACAATCATTTTGGGACTGGCTGGTTTGCTTATGAGCatccattaa